A single window of Acetobacteraceae bacterium DNA harbors:
- the ribB gene encoding 3,4-dihydroxy-2-butanone-4-phosphate synthase, producing MCSTTQNPSKKKLSNLKEEIYRAVQAIKTRKMVIMTDDEDRENEGDLVIAAQFATPQAINFMTRQACGLICLSLSPNQIDRLKLPPMTLENKSQHETPFTVSIEAASGVTTGISAFDRSHTIRVAASPDAKPEEIVSPGHIFPLRAHPKGVLGRNGHTEGALDLVKLAGLGEGAVICEIMAKDGTMMRGAELKEYAQRHHFPMISIKNLITWISEHGTQALENFESEQEEIPSSCICTASAEMPDLYAGSDLKIHVFRFPNSLNPNKEIEQIALVKGDLSEGTPLVRLHSACLTGDALGSLRCDCGPQLQEALRRIKAAPSGALIYLRDHEGRGIGLEAKIKAYALQDKGLDTVAANEALGYPADLRDFSQGIEILKTLGAKSVRLMTNNPRKIAALEKAGLKIESQERLELPTQEFNRFYLETKKKRLGHALELPKNASPSTLDIL from the coding sequence ATCATGACCGATGATGAAGATCGGGAAAATGAGGGCGATCTTGTCATTGCGGCGCAATTTGCAACACCACAAGCCATTAACTTTATGACACGCCAAGCTTGCGGTCTTATTTGCCTCTCCCTCTCTCCCAATCAAATTGATCGACTTAAATTACCGCCGATGACTTTAGAAAATAAAAGTCAGCATGAAACGCCTTTTACTGTCAGTATTGAAGCAGCAAGCGGTGTGACAACAGGGATTTCCGCCTTTGATCGTTCCCACACGATCCGTGTTGCAGCTTCTCCTGATGCAAAGCCTGAAGAAATCGTCAGTCCTGGACATATTTTTCCTTTAAGGGCACATCCCAAAGGCGTTTTAGGACGCAATGGCCATACCGAAGGGGCGCTTGATCTCGTAAAACTTGCAGGGCTTGGTGAAGGTGCGGTGATCTGTGAAATCATGGCAAAGGATGGCACAATGATGCGAGGCGCAGAACTCAAAGAATATGCACAGCGCCACCATTTCCCCATGATTTCGATTAAAAACTTAATAACGTGGATTTCCGAACACGGCACACAAGCACTGGAAAATTTCGAAAGTGAACAAGAAGAAATCCCTTCCAGTTGCATCTGCACGGCTTCTGCAGAAATGCCGGATCTTTACGCTGGATCAGATCTCAAAATTCATGTTTTCCGTTTTCCAAACAGCTTAAACCCAAACAAAGAAATAGAACAGATTGCCCTTGTTAAAGGCGATCTCAGTGAAGGTACGCCGCTCGTGCGCCTGCATTCTGCTTGCTTAACAGGGGATGCTCTCGGTTCCCTGCGCTGTGACTGCGGCCCACAACTGCAAGAAGCCCTACGCCGGATTAAAGCAGCACCATCAGGTGCCCTCATCTATCTTCGAGATCATGAAGGAAGAGGGATTGGTCTAGAGGCAAAAATTAAAGCCTATGCGCTGCAAGATAAGGGACTAGATACCGTTGCGGCCAATGAGGCGCTGGGCTATCCGGCTGACCTGCGAGATTTTTCCCAAGGTATCGAAATTTTAAAAACACTTGGCGCAAAATCTGTTCGTCTTATGACCAACAATCCACGGAAAATCGCTGCTTTAGAAAAAGCCGGCTTAAAAATTGAATCGCAGGAAAGACTTGAGCTCCCAACACAGGAATTTAATCGCTTTTACTTAGAAACAAAGAAAAAGCGTCTCGGCCACGCCCTAGAGCTTCCCAAAAACGCATCGCCCTCAACCCTCGACATCCTTTAA
- a CDS encoding 6,7-dimethyl-8-ribityllumazine synthase → MSLRPVSTNMVPKFTNAPKIAVIVSQFNEEVTNGLLEGAQALLKENNLPNAELFKAPGAFELPLIARALAKSGKYEGVVALGCVIKGDTAHFEYISGEAARGMMAVQLETGIPASFGILTVYSQKEALVRSAKDESNKGREAMLACLQTIKTLRKI, encoded by the coding sequence ATGAGTTTACGTCCTGTCTCAACCAATATGGTTCCAAAATTTACAAATGCCCCAAAAATTGCCGTCATTGTCAGCCAGTTTAATGAAGAAGTCACCAATGGCCTTTTGGAAGGAGCTCAAGCCCTTTTAAAAGAGAATAACCTTCCCAATGCAGAACTTTTCAAAGCACCTGGTGCATTTGAATTGCCTTTAATTGCCAGAGCTCTCGCCAAATCCGGAAAATATGAAGGTGTTGTCGCCCTTGGCTGTGTGATTAAAGGAGACACAGCACATTTTGAATATATTTCAGGCGAAGCTGCCCGTGGCATGATGGCGGTACAGCTTGAAACGGGTATTCCTGCTTCTTTTGGGATCTTAACAGTCTATTCACAAAAAGAAGCTTTGGTTCGTTCCGCAAAGGATGAATCAAATAAAGGACGTGAAGCCATGCTTGCCTGCCTTCAGACAATTAAAACATTAAGAAAAATTTAA